The proteins below are encoded in one region of Flavobacterium nackdongense:
- a CDS encoding DEAD/DEAH box helicase produces MNKFEQLGLSESLQRAIIDLGFENPTEVQEKAIPLLLEQDTDLVALAQTGTGKTAAFGFPVIQKIDANNRNTQALILSPTRELCLQITNELKNYSKYEKGINVVAVYGGASITEQARDIKRGAQIIVATPGRMQDMINRGLVNITQINYCILDEADEMLNMGFYEDIVNILSTTPDEKSTWLFSATMPQEVARIAKQFMQNPLEITVGTKNSGSATVSHEFYLVNARDRYEALKRLADANPDIFSVVFCRTKRDTQAVAEKLIEDGYSAAALHGDLSQAQRDGVMKSFRGRQIQMLVATDVAARGIDVDNITHVVNYQLPDEIETYNHRSGRTGRAGKLGTSIVIVTKSEIRKISAIERIIKQKFEEKTIPSGIEICEIQLLHLATKIKDTEVDHEIDNYLPAINNVLEGLSKEELIKKMVSVEFNRFINYYKKTRDISSQSAGSDRRERDDRDGGSRENNNGGATRYFVNIGSRDNFDWMSLKDYLKETLDLGRDDVFKVDVKEGFSFFNTDPEHTDKVMEILNNVQLEGRRINVEISKNDGGGRRDHNGRNSGGFGGGRSSAPRREGNFAPRREGGFRSDRGSAPREGGFGGRSESRSASAPRTSGFSDRSPRRDGGSSERPVRRSENFGDAPRERRPRRS; encoded by the coding sequence ATGAATAAATTTGAACAATTAGGATTGAGTGAATCGCTACAGCGTGCGATTATCGATCTAGGATTTGAGAATCCGACCGAAGTACAGGAGAAAGCGATTCCCCTATTATTGGAACAAGACACAGATTTAGTTGCGTTGGCTCAGACAGGGACAGGGAAAACGGCAGCTTTTGGTTTTCCAGTCATTCAAAAAATTGATGCCAACAACAGAAATACACAGGCGTTAATTTTATCACCTACCCGCGAACTATGTTTGCAAATTACAAACGAACTTAAAAACTACTCAAAATACGAAAAAGGTATCAATGTAGTGGCTGTTTACGGTGGTGCGAGTATTACAGAACAGGCGAGAGACATCAAAAGAGGTGCGCAAATTATTGTGGCTACTCCAGGTAGAATGCAGGACATGATTAACAGAGGATTGGTAAACATTACTCAAATTAATTATTGCATCCTTGACGAAGCAGACGAAATGTTGAACATGGGATTTTACGAAGATATCGTAAACATCCTTTCGACAACGCCGGACGAAAAAAGCACTTGGTTATTCTCGGCTACTATGCCACAAGAAGTAGCCCGAATTGCAAAACAATTTATGCAAAACCCATTAGAAATCACCGTTGGAACTAAGAACTCAGGTTCTGCAACTGTTTCACACGAATTCTATTTGGTTAACGCACGTGATCGTTACGAAGCATTAAAAAGATTGGCCGATGCTAATCCAGACATTTTCTCGGTAGTTTTTTGTAGAACCAAACGCGATACGCAAGCGGTTGCCGAAAAATTAATTGAAGATGGGTACAGCGCTGCCGCTTTGCACGGAGATTTATCTCAGGCACAACGTGACGGTGTAATGAAATCTTTCCGTGGTCGCCAAATCCAAATGCTTGTAGCTACGGATGTTGCTGCTCGTGGAATTGACGTTGATAACATTACTCACGTAGTAAACTATCAGTTACCTGACGAAATCGAAACCTACAATCACCGTTCAGGACGTACAGGTCGTGCCGGAAAATTGGGAACTTCGATTGTTATTGTTACCAAAAGTGAAATCCGCAAGATCTCAGCTATCGAACGAATCATCAAACAGAAATTCGAAGAAAAAACAATTCCATCTGGAATCGAAATCTGCGAAATACAATTGTTGCACTTAGCAACCAAAATTAAAGATACTGAGGTAGATCATGAAATTGACAACTATCTTCCAGCTATCAACAATGTACTGGAAGGTTTATCGAAAGAAGAATTGATTAAGAAAATGGTATCTGTAGAATTTAACCGTTTTATTAATTACTACAAGAAAACTAGAGATATTTCTTCTCAATCTGCAGGTTCTGACAGAAGAGAACGCGATGATAGAGACGGTGGTTCAAGAGAAAACAACAATGGTGGTGCTACAAGATACTTTGTAAACATTGGTTCCAGAGACAATTTCGATTGGATGTCTTTGAAAGATTACTTGAAAGAAACATTAGACTTAGGTCGCGATGATGTGTTCAAAGTAGATGTAAAAGAAGGTTTCTCTTTCTTCAACACCGATCCAGAGCACACCGATAAAGTAATGGAAATATTGAACAACGTACAATTAGAAGGACGTCGTATCAATGTTGAAATTTCTAAAAACGATGGTGGCGGAAGACGTGATCACAACGGAAGAAATTCTGGTGGTTTTGGCGGTGGAAGAAGCTCTGCTCCGAGAAGAGAAGGGAATTTTGCTCCAAGACGCGAAGGCGGATTCAGAAGCGATCGTGGCTCAGCTCCAAGAGAAGGCGGTTTTGGTGGAAGAAGCGAATCTAGAAGCGCTTCGGCTCCTAGAACTAGCGGATTCTCAGACCGATCTCCAAGACGTGATGGCGGTTCATCAGAAAGACCGGTAAGACGTTCTGAAAATTTTGGTGACGCTCCTAGAGAAAGAAGACCAAGAAGAAGTTAA
- a CDS encoding non-canonical purine NTP diphosphatase — MKLVFATNNKNKILEVQQLLPASIEIISLESIGCFEEIPETAATIEENAIMKANYVTRNYGYDCFADDTGLEVAVLNGAPGVYSARYAGEHRNSDDNMNKLLQALQEATNRKAQFKTVIALNLNGKQHLFTGIASGEITLEKSGNQGFGYDPIFKPEGFDATFAQLSLAEKGAISHRGKATAQLIAFLKN, encoded by the coding sequence ATGAAACTCGTTTTTGCCACCAATAATAAAAATAAAATCCTTGAAGTCCAACAGCTACTTCCTGCCTCAATTGAAATCATAAGCCTCGAAAGTATTGGTTGCTTTGAAGAAATACCTGAAACGGCAGCTACCATCGAAGAAAATGCCATTATGAAAGCCAATTATGTTACCCGCAACTACGGCTACGACTGCTTTGCCGATGATACCGGACTTGAAGTAGCAGTATTAAACGGAGCTCCAGGAGTTTATTCAGCTCGCTATGCAGGCGAACATCGCAATTCCGATGATAATATGAATAAATTACTGCAAGCCTTGCAAGAGGCAACCAATAGAAAAGCCCAATTCAAAACCGTAATTGCCTTAAACCTCAACGGCAAACAACATCTTTTTACAGGAATCGCTAGCGGCGAAATCACTTTAGAAAAATCAGGAAATCAAGGTTTTGGCTATGATCCCATTTTCAAACCAGAGGGTTTCGATGCTACTTTTGCGCAACTTTCGCTCGCTGAAAAAGGCGCTATCAGCCATCGTGGCAAGGCAACAGCGCAATTGATCGCCTTCTTGAAAAACTAA